TATCGTCGGGGACGTCGGTATCGCCGTCAGCGTGGTCTCTGCTGTTGTCAGTCATGGACCGACGTTTGTCACGAACCAGTAAATAGTTCGGTGCCAGTCGCTACTCCAGCATTCCCCGGTGGATCGTGTTCGGGATCAGCTCGCCGAGCGTGTACGCCGAGACGTTCTCTCCCTCATCACACAGGATTTCGAGGTCCTCCGGACAGAACTCCGCAAGGCTCTGTCGACACATCCCACATGGAGTGACCCCGTCTAGCTTGCTCGAACTCACTGCGATTCGTTCGAACTCACGGTATCCTTCGCGGACTGCCTCCGACAGGGCCAGTTCCTCCGCGTGGACGCTGTTCGAGTAGTTCGCGTTCTCGATGTTACAGCCGGTGAAGGTCGTCCCATCGCTCGTTTCGAGCGCCGCGCCAACGTGATACTCCGAGTAGGGTGCGTACGACGACTCGCGGGCCTCGCGAGCCAGTTCGATTAGATCGTTCATGTAGCGGGATAATCAGAGCGGCTACAAGTAGCCTGCGCCAGGGCTGGATCGCCTGTACGCTATCGGCTAGCTTCGATTGCGTCCTCGACGACCGCGCGCGTCGTCTCCACCAGATTGTCGATCTCGTCGCTTTCCGCGTAGAACCGCACGTACTCCTCGGTCCCGCTGGGCCGGACCAGTACCCACGAGGCGTCCGGGAGCTCGATCCGCACGCCGTATTCGGTCGAGACATCACTTTCCGGAAACTGATCGGGGAGTTCACGCCCGATACGCTCCATTGCGGGCGTTTTTGCGGCGTCAGGACACGGAACGCTGATCTTTCGGTAGGGACGTTCGGTGATCGGTTCGACGAGCGTCGCAACGTCGCCTGCCGAGGCGACGAGTCCAGTCAGTACGGCCGCACTGGCCACGCCATCGATCCAGCCGCCGAGTGCAGTATGAATATGCTTCCACGGTTCAGCGGCGAAAACCACGTCGGTCTCCCCGGTCCCTGCGTCACGCTCGCGGGCGATTCCCTCGTGGAGCGCACCGAGGCGAACCCGCTCGGTTCGCCCGCCTTCTTCCCGGACGACCTCGTCGATCCGGGCCGATGCGTTGGGTGTCGTGACAACGACCGGATCTTCGCTCTCGCTGTCGGCGACATAGTGCCGCGCCAGAACGGCGAGTATGGTGTCCTCGTGGACGACATCGCCATCCGGGCCGACGATGACGATCCGGTCTCCGTCCCCATCGTGGCCGATACCCAGGTCGAACTCGCCGTCCCGGAGGAACGCGCGCAAATCTGTGAGCGTCTCCGGCGTCGGCTTGCTCTCCCGTCCCGGAAACGTTCCATCGACGTTCGCATTGAGAGTGACAACGTGTGCGCCCAGTGCGCGCAAGACCTGCGGCGTCGCGACGCTTGCCACCCCATTCCCACAGTCGACGACAACGGAGACGCCGGAGAGCGGCTCTTCACCGTTCGTCTCCAGTGCTTCGACGGCGTACTCGGCGATCCGGTCGCGGTAGGTGCCAAGTTCGTCGGCCCGTCCCGACGTTCCGAACTCGTTCCAGGCCGCTGATTCGCCGGTTTCGGTGACGAGTCGTTCGATCTCCCCTTCGGCTCCACTGTCGAACTCCTTGCCATCCTCGAACAGTTTGATGCCATTGTCGGTCGGCGGGTTGTGGCTCGCCGTGATCATCACGCCGTATCGTCCCTCCGAGCAGGACGCGAGCGCCGGAGTCGGCAGTTCCCCCACCCGAAGAATGTCGACGCCAGCGCTGGTGACGCCCGACTCGACCGCCGCGACGAGAGATTCGCTTGTCTCGCGGCCGTCCCAGCCGAGTACTACTGTCGGTACCACGTCGGTCTCGACGTCGCGAATGTAGCTGCCGAGCGCCTGTCCGACTGACAGCGCGAGCCCGGGTGTGACCCGATCCCGTACCGGTCCGCGTATTCCTGCAGTCCCGAACAGATCCATGACTACATCTGGGGCCCGGACATACCTAAACACCAGCGGAACAGTACGCCGACACCAGACTCGAACGGCTGGGTTTAAACCCGGCTGGCAGTTAGAGTCCGCCATGACCGTGGTTGCCGTCCCTGCGACGCTCCCTCGCCCCGACCTCGTGTTGTCACGTCTGCCGGACACGTCGCCGCTCTCGGCCGACGAAGCGGCCGAGCTGTACGCGGCGATGTTCAAAGACGTCGTCCGTGCGGCGGACGCGAGCGGTGGCGAACTGCTCGTGAACTACCGTGCGGCAGACGACCTTCCCGACCGTTACGATAGTGATCCCGAGGCGGAACTCCGGGCGCTCACCGCAGCGGCTGTCAACGACATCGTAGACGTCCGTTTCGAGGTACAGGTCGGATCGAACCGTGCCGCCCGCGTGGGTAACACGATCACTCACCTGCTCGACGAAGAGGGGGTTCGCTCCGCTGCCGTCGCCGATCCGCGCGCACCGCTGCTCGGTCGGTCGCAGATAGACAGCGCGGCGATGAAGCTCCGAACCAACGAACTCGTGTTGGGTCCGGCCGCGGGCGGACGCATCTACTTCGCGGGCTGTACCGAGCCCATCGATTTCGAGGACGTGTATCGTCCCCCAGCGCTGGAAACCTTCTCGACCAGGGGCCACGACGCCGGTCACGATATCGAGTTCGTCGAATCGCTTCCGGTCGTCGAGGACGGTGACGACCTGCTGACGCTTTGCTCGCGAATCCGCTCGCGCGTCACGGCCGGGCGTATCGTGCCGCAGTATACGACGGAACTACTCGACGACCTCGGACTGTTCGTGACTGACGAAGACGGCGAGGCGGTTCTGGTACGCGAGTGATCGTCAGGCGAATCCGTTAGTTCTTAACCGTCAGCCGGTATACGATCATACGTGGTGGGGTGGCAGAGCGGCCTATTGCGCCTGCCTTGAGAGCAGGTATCCTCACGGATTCCTGGGTTCAAATCCCAGCCCCACCGCTTTTGCGAGGTCGTCGCGAACGGAGTGAGCGACTGCTCGAAGCGACTTGTCGCTTCGGTAAACGGACGTGAGGAGCAAAGCGTCCATGCTGGGATTTGAATCACGCAAACGCGAGCGCAGCGAGCGTTTGCACCGGGTTCAAATTCCGAATGGCAAAGCCATTCGGCGTTCGCGATCGATATCGATCGCTCACCCCCAGCCCCACCGCTTCTGTGACGTTATCTCGAACATCGGAAGTGGTGGCTCAGAGCGGTCTGTGGGGGCGGTAGACTACTGTGCAGACTGAACTGTAGAGCGTCACCTGTCGGCGGTGATCCCGTCCTGCTCGGTGACCGGTGTCGCGTTTTCGCGGACCTGTTCGTACTGCTCGGTCGCCCGTTCGACGGCCGCGTCCGACTCGTTGATGATCAGACCCCTGATACCGTGGTCGGTGTAGACCATCAGGCCAGCGTGAGAATTGTCGCCGATCCAGAGGCCGTATTCGTAGGGGACAGGTCCGGCGAACAACGATACTAACTCGCGCTCGGAGTGTGGCCGGTCAGTGGGGGGATACAGGGTCGATAGCTGATCGTAGATATCTTCGGTCATCACCATTTCGAGGGTCGTGCCGGTCTCTGCAGCACGCTCTGGAACGGTATCGGCGTAGCCTGAGACGGCCCGGGGAGCAAAGCCTCTGATTCGATCTGCCTCATCGATACGGGCGAGAAACTCCTCGATTACGGCATCAGGTACTGGATCAGTCGCTTCGTGTGCGACTGCACCGTCCAGCATTGCCGGGCCGATGCTCCGAACGTCGCACAGCGGATCGAGAACGTCGCCTACTGCCTGTAGACCCTTGAGCGATCCCACGAACTGCTCGTAGCTGTTGTGTGCATAGTAGCCGACGGTAGTTGCTCGCCACTCCCCGTCGACGTACTCGACGAGTCCAGATCGTTCGAGTTCTCGAACGATATCATCGAGCGTCGAACGCGGTGTCTCGAGGCGGTCGACTAGCTCCCCTTTCGCTCCGGGAGCCTCGACGATTGCGTCGAGACAGTCCCAGCGTCGGTTGACGATTTCGGCGATTTCGTGTGGTTTCTCTGACATTTTGTGTGACGTGTGGCCTCGGGACGTTGCCGGGTTTTCCGCACCCCCTGTTCGTTACCGCACCCCTACCAGAGCCCCGACAGTTACCGATTGAGTAGGGTGTTGTACGTGGTGGATAATATATTATTGGTCCCCGCAAGCGCTCGGCCCTCGAGGATGATCCCTCCTGGCCGAAATTACTTATCGTGTGGGTAGCAACCGTATAGCAATGGAGCCAGCTCCCGGGGCATCGATACTGGTAGTCGATGACGAAGAGCGGATTGCTGACCTCTACGCGTCCCATCTCGAGGAACGCTATCGCGTCGAAACGGCCTACAGTGGACTCGATGCACTCGAACTGATCGATGACGAGTTCGATGTCGTTCTCCTCGATCGCCGGATGCCGGAACTGACCGGTGACGAGGTGCTCGACCGGATCAGAGGCGAGGGCTACGAGGGCAAGGTAGTGATGGTGACTGCCACGGACCCCGATTTCGATATCCTGGATATGCCGTTCGACGAGTACGTTATCAAACCCGTTACGGGCGAGACGATCCGGAACGTCGTCGAGACGCAACTACTGCTTGACTCATACGAGATGCGGCTCAACGAGTACTTCAGGATCAAATCGAAGTTGAGCGCACTCGAACGGACGAAATCGCAGTTCGAACTGGACGACAACGACCGGTATGAGGAGCTAACCGTGCTCTCGACGTCGATCCGGGACGATCTCGAATCGCTGCTCGACGAACACGACGAACTGGCGTTCGCCGAGGACGAGTTTCTCGACGAGTGAGGTTGCTGACGCGAGATGTAGGGAGTGTCCTTTACTACACTAACTGTAGCTATACACTTCGAAAACTGTAGTAAGCTCCACTACCAACTCGTCTCAAGATCGAGCGCGCGTCCGAGGAGTCCATCATCGTATCTGGCAGCCGTCTGCTCGGGTCGCGTCTCGTCGATCCGCCGGACCGTCTCGACGGTGTTCGCGAAGTTCTTGAACGTCGCCTCGTCGACCATCTGACCGTCGACGGAGACCGCTCCGGTGCCGGTCGATTTGGCTTCCTCGAACGCCTCAATCCGCTCGACATCCTGACGCAGTTCCGACTCCCGGGGCATGTGGATCCGGTTTGCCTGTGCGGTCTGATTTGGATGCAGCGACCAGCTACCGTCGAGCCCGACCGTCGCCTCGCGCTCGACCTGCTCGGCGTAGGCGTCGCCGTTGTAAAACTGGACGCCGGCGCGCTCGCGATACAGCTGGTCGAACGGCCCGCCGACCGCCAGCAGCCCGCCCGCACTGGCCTCGTTCGAGAGTCGTTCGAGCAGGCCGGGCCAGGTCGGCCGTCCATCGTCGAGTTCGCGCCCACCGAGTTCTGCCGTGTAGTCGACGGGTCCGAAGACGAGCGCGGCCAGACGGCCGTCGCCCAGCCGTGCGATGCGGTCGAGATCCGACACCGCCCGGGCGGATTCCACGATGACGGCGAGTTCGATCGAGCCGGGAGCGTGGCCGTAAGACGTCTCGTACTCCTCGATCGCCGACGCCGCGGCGCGGACGTCCTCGACGCGGCCGACCTTCGGGACGACGACGCCGTCGATCCGGTCGCCGACCGAGCGGACGAGCGTCTCGATCTCCTGTCGACCGCGTTCGCGAGTCGCCTCGTCGTCGTACCCCCACTGGACACGGGGCCAGATCTCACCGGGGAAGCCACTGGCGTGCTCGTCGACGAGTTCGATCGTGTTTTCAAGCGCGGTGTCTTTCATTTCCGGGGCAGTCCCGTCCTCGAGATCCGGGACGAGCCAGTCCGGTAGCTGGAACCCCTCGGCGGTGAGTCCCGAGCGTAGATACTTCGCCGAGTCCTCGCGGGGCACGGCGGCGGGTGCGGTCTGGAACGTCCGACAGAGTCGTGTCATTGGTGGGTTCTGGTCTCGATCAGTGCGGTTCGACGGCCGGAGTAGACCGGTTCGTCGTGCTGGTTGAACGCGAAATGTTCGAAGGTGACCTGTCCGGCACCGTCGGAATCGGTTCCTGCCGGAAGGTCGACCGTCGGCGTGGCAGTCGCCTCGAGAACGCGCGTGAAGCCGTAGATCGTATCCCCGGCCGTAACGAAGTCGTGGAACGCCTCGTCTTCGTACCGGAGTTCACGGTAGGTCCGCTCGTCCGACCGGGCATGAGCGAGCGCGATCGAGCGGGTTACGTCGCCGTAGGTGACCGGCTCGCCGGAGGGGGAGTCGGCCATCGCCGCGGCGTTGTGGTGCTGTTTCGCGGTGTTGAGCGTCGCAAGTGGGAGCCCGGCGATGAGCAGATCGTCCTGGGTTCGCCCGCGCTCGTGGCGGTAGGCCACTGCGGCGTCGCGGCCGGCGACCTCACCCAGCGCCGCCCGGAAGTCCTCGAAGTACGGCCCCTCGGGCGCGATCAGTTCCGCCGGCAGGGCCGATGGCCCGCTCTCGGTCTCCGCCTGCATCCCGGACTCGCCGCCATCGGTTTCGACCGGGTCGCGCCGCGGCACCATGTTCGTCCGGCGGTAGGAAAGCAGCGGCTCGTCGGTCCGTGCCTCGTAGCCGGTGGTCTCCCAGGTGACGATGCCGTAGGCGGGCCGGGAGCTCGAGGTCGTCCGGTCGAGCACCGTGGATTCTACACCGAGCTCCGTCCCGGGATA
This DNA window, taken from Natranaeroarchaeum aerophilus, encodes the following:
- a CDS encoding phosphomannomutase — translated: MDLFGTAGIRGPVRDRVTPGLALSVGQALGSYIRDVETDVVPTVVLGWDGRETSESLVAAVESGVTSAGVDILRVGELPTPALASCSEGRYGVMITASHNPPTDNGIKLFEDGKEFDSGAEGEIERLVTETGESAAWNEFGTSGRADELGTYRDRIAEYAVEALETNGEEPLSGVSVVVDCGNGVASVATPQVLRALGAHVVTLNANVDGTFPGRESKPTPETLTDLRAFLRDGEFDLGIGHDGDGDRIVIVGPDGDVVHEDTILAVLARHYVADSESEDPVVVTTPNASARIDEVVREEGGRTERVRLGALHEGIARERDAGTGETDVVFAAEPWKHIHTALGGWIDGVASAAVLTGLVASAGDVATLVEPITERPYRKISVPCPDAAKTPAMERIGRELPDQFPESDVSTEYGVRIELPDASWVLVRPSGTEEYVRFYAESDEIDNLVETTRAVVEDAIEASR
- a CDS encoding helix-turn-helix transcriptional regulator — protein: MSEKPHEIAEIVNRRWDCLDAIVEAPGAKGELVDRLETPRSTLDDIVRELERSGLVEYVDGEWRATTVGYYAHNSYEQFVGSLKGLQAVGDVLDPLCDVRSIGPAMLDGAVAHEATDPVPDAVIEEFLARIDEADRIRGFAPRAVSGYADTVPERAAETGTTLEMVMTEDIYDQLSTLYPPTDRPHSERELVSLFAGPVPYEYGLWIGDNSHAGLMVYTDHGIRGLIINESDAAVERATEQYEQVRENATPVTEQDGITADR
- the mch gene encoding 2-methylfumaryl-CoA hydratase, with the protein product MTDTSDPTDWTDTETFQTALQRAETIEKGTYFEGFTEGDTIAHAAGRRLTRAGNERWMGQTLNHDPAYWHSDAADALDYEEPPIHPDYLLAAVMGPTVEDLSEKGGYFLGRTDLRYHTDAVYPGTELGVESTVLDRTTSSSRPAYGIVTWETTGYEARTDEPLLSYRRTNMVPRRDPVETDGGESGMQAETESGPSALPAELIAPEGPYFEDFRAALGEVAGRDAAVAYRHERGRTQDDLLIAGLPLATLNTAKQHHNAAAMADSPSGEPVTYGDVTRSIALAHARSDERTYRELRYEDEAFHDFVTAGDTIYGFTRVLEATATPTVDLPAGTDSDGAGQVTFEHFAFNQHDEPVYSGRRTALIETRTHQ
- the citE gene encoding L-malyl-CoA/beta-methylmalyl-CoA lyase, producing the protein MTRLCRTFQTAPAAVPREDSAKYLRSGLTAEGFQLPDWLVPDLEDGTAPEMKDTALENTIELVDEHASGFPGEIWPRVQWGYDDEATRERGRQEIETLVRSVGDRIDGVVVPKVGRVEDVRAAASAIEEYETSYGHAPGSIELAVIVESARAVSDLDRIARLGDGRLAALVFGPVDYTAELGGRELDDGRPTWPGLLERLSNEASAGGLLAVGGPFDQLYRERAGVQFYNGDAYAEQVEREATVGLDGSWSLHPNQTAQANRIHMPRESELRQDVERIEAFEEAKSTGTGAVSVDGQMVDEATFKNFANTVETVRRIDETRPEQTAARYDDGLLGRALDLETSW
- a CDS encoding response regulator, which translates into the protein MEPAPGASILVVDDEERIADLYASHLEERYRVETAYSGLDALELIDDEFDVVLLDRRMPELTGDEVLDRIRGEGYEGKVVMVTATDPDFDILDMPFDEYVIKPVTGETIRNVVETQLLLDSYEMRLNEYFRIKSKLSALERTKSQFELDDNDRYEELTVLSTSIRDDLESLLDEHDELAFAEDEFLDE
- the cdd gene encoding cytidine deaminase, translating into MNDLIELAREARESSYAPYSEYHVGAALETSDGTTFTGCNIENANYSNSVHAEELALSEAVREGYREFERIAVSSSKLDGVTPCGMCRQSLAEFCPEDLEILCDEGENVSAYTLGELIPNTIHRGMLE